The genomic DNA GAAGCATTCGTTCATAAAATATAAGTGTAAAATCAGAAACAGGAAACTTCAGACCATGTCATCATGATGTCATCATCACGTTGGAGAGgaaatcaaccccccccccccaaaaaaaaaaaattctctagTGTTCATATAGTGTTACTATGTTTCACGAACATGGAATCTGTATGTACATCACTGAACAACAGTGGATTAATACATGTTAAAGTGAGTTAAGAGCTAGGTACCTGGAGAGAATACAGAAATACATAACATACTTTGAAGAAAGACATttctgaggaagaggaagatgattGAATCTTCATTTTTCAGTCAGTCCAGTATCCAAAACGTTTCTCCATCAGAGGGGagtttttgtttgtgtttttgtttgtagAAGTCAGCGATTATATAGCATCTCGCAGAGACACAAAATACCATGATGGAGGAAGGAGTGAGAAAGTTATCTACAAGGAACGAAAACAGGAAAATCGTCGGACAGGTCTGGAGCGGTCTATTCTGTTCAGAAAAGCCTAGGCAGAGGTGAACTCAAGTCAGGACGAgcactctcctctctgtcccacgCAAACCGTCCTgtcgtctccctctcctctctgacccacGCAAACTGTCCTgtcgtctccctctcctccacgcAAACTGTCCTGtcgtctccctctcccttcacacCATACCCACCACCATCGTCATTAACCAACAGCACCCTCTGGTGTCTGAAGGTGGTAGGTCACTTGGTAAAGGCGGCCACCACGGCCCACAACAACTCATTGGCGTTGGTCTTCGTGCTCTCCCCCTCTGGCTCCAGGTCCAGGAGCTGCCGTACTCTCTTCATGGCCAGGTCATACTGGTCGTCCAGCAGAGGGGAAAAGGCATTCTCCAGGACATCAGACGAGTGGGCCAGGAAGATGAGGGCGAGCATCCGTTTGTCCATGCGGTGCGGGTCGTTGACCCATTTCTCCAACACGGCCTCCTGAACCCTCTTGATGAGGCGTCGTttgatgttgttgttggtgaGCGGGTGAGTGGTCATGTCGAAGAGGAGGAAGTTCTGTTTCTCCGTGGTCAGCACGCCCTTTTCCACCAGGTTCTTGGCCAGGCGCTCCCTCACGTTCCTCAGCTGATAGTGAAGCTTCAGAGGGTTCCACGTCTCACCTAcagggagaagagaacagaggagtTAAGACCTATAGTGGAATGGGGAcaggtatttgtttcattagaccattGCTGAcataagcaaaacattttgggaatgTCAGCAGTcacgttttcaagatatgtaactttcaaaaagACAAAAACCATCCCCTATGGATTATTTTGTAAAACTATTGGGGGGAGTGGTGTTAAGACGTATAGAAGTGGTGTTAAGACctacaggggaggggaggggaagagagagagagagacagagagagagagagagagagagagaacaaattcCATTGTATTGCCTTTTTAGTTTGTTGCATCTCATTCGTTGTCTTATTTTTATTGTAATAAATCAGGTTGATGGTTACAACAGTAGCAAGGCCACACGATGTGGGCTTTGAATGTTTGCTATGACTACGAGTCTTCAGAGGAAttataaacaacagaaatacagccAAAACATCAGATGTTGTTTGATTGCGCAActtttacaacaacaacaaaaaggtagCCATAAACATTAGTTTAAAtctaaaaatgaaaataaataaaataaacagaatataGCCTACTATTACAACTAGGCCTTTACCAATCCAGAGTTGTGATAATCCAGATCTCAGGCGTGGGTCTGGACTCTGCCACACGGTTGAGTGACTACATCATTGCACTATATTTTTGTCAAATAGTAGAGCTGGCCTggtaacattaaaaaaaaacaataaaaacatgACATTTCAGATGTCAAATCCCTTGTTGGCTGAGCTGATTTCCCTCCTGTGTTTTTCCAACAACCGAGACACTTTGAACTGCTTTTTTTTGGTAGTTGGCCTTGCTGAGACTCCCCCAACTTTCTCCAGAAGCTTCTATATGACCTTTGGACCCTCAGAGATGCCAGCCAATagagtaccacttcctccatgAGGTCTCAGGCAACAAAAGCCTGTCCGTCTGAGTTAATGACTTAAATCAATACGATGTAGAAGATGCTCTGTCCTGTGTCCTCTTCACAGTGAGCGTACTTGGTATGATCGGAGTATGATCGGTGGCATGATAAGAGTATAAAATGACTATCTTCAAAGTAACGACTCGGGACGTCGGTTGTGAGATGAAAGCGTATTTTATTAATAAATACCTGCTCACATTACATTTCACCACTTTAGATTctataaaacaataaaataaaagttgATAGAGAAAGCCAGGATAAATTACTTGTCACttgtacataaaaaaataaaaaaaataaacgagAACGCGGCAGTTAACTTCctgtcgcaaggcattctggtaCTTAAAGTCAACAGCGTAATCCAACACTAACCAATAACCAACAGAAATATGTACACAGTTCTCAATCTCCTTAACATGAAATATAATACAATTACTCTTGTACATATGTAAATAACTAGaaagaaaatatatttagatacagctcaatgaattaactgtaaacattaactctgtctgaacctctgtctggtggctgagaccactctgttagtagtgaacctctgtctggtggctgagaccactctgttagtagtgaacctctgtctggtggctgagaccactctgttagtagtgaacctctgactgggggctgagaccactctgttagtagtgaacctctgtctggtagctgagaccactctgttagtagtgaacctctaTCTGGgggctgagaccactctgttagtagtgaacctctgactgggggctgagaccactctgttagtagtgaacctctctgtctggtggctgagaccactctgttagtagtgaacctctgtctggtagctgagaccactctgttagtagtgaacctctgactgggggctgagaccactctgttagtagtgaacctctgtctggtagctgagaccactctgttagtagtgaacctctgtctgggggctgagaccactctgttagtagtgaacctctgtctggtggctgagaccactctgttagtagtgaacctctgtctggtggcctggctgagaccactctgttagtagtgaacctctctgtctggtggctgagactactctgttagtagtgaacctctctgtctggtggctgagaccactctgttagtagtgaacctctgtctggtggctgagaccactctgttagtagtgaacctctgactggtggctgagaccactctgttagtagtgaacctctgactggtggctgagaccactctgttagtagtgaacctctgactggtggctgagaccactctgttagtagtgaacctctgtctggtggctgagaccactctgttagtagtgaacctctgtctggtggctgagaccactctgttagtagtgaacctctgtctggtggcctggctgagaccactctgttagtagtgaacctctctgtctggtggctgagaccactctgttagtagtgaacctctctgtctggtggctgagaccactctgttagtagtgaacctctgtctggtggctgagaccactctgttagtagtgaacctctgactggtggctgagaccactctgttagtagtgaacctctgactggtggctgagaccactctgttagtagtgaacctctgtctggtggctgagaccactctgttagtagtgaacctctgtctggtggctgagaccactctgttagtagtgaacctctgtctggtggctgagaccactctgttagtagtgaacctctgtctggtggctgagaccactctgttagtagtgaacctctgtctggtggctgagaccactctgttagtagtgaacctctctgtctggtggctgagaccactctgttagtagtgaacctctgtctggtggctgagaccactctgttagtagtgaacctctgactggtggctgagaccactctgttagtagtgaacctctgtctggtggctgagaccactctgttagtagtgaacctctgtctggtggctgagaccactctgttagtagtgaacctctgactgggggctgagaccactctgttagtagtgaacctctgtctggtggctgagaccactctgttagtagtgaacatctgtctggtggctgagaccactctgttagtagtgaacctctatctggtggctgagaccactctgttagtagtgaacctctgactgggggctgagaccactctgttagtagtgaacctctctgtctggtggctgagaccactctgttagtagtgaacctctgtctggtggctgagaccactctgttagtagtgaacctctgtctggtggctgagaccactctgttagtagtgaacctctgtctggtggctgagaccactctgttagtagtgaacctctgtctggtggctgagaccactctgttagtagtgaacctctgtctggtggctgagaccactctgttagtagtgaacctctgtctggtggctgagaccactctgttagtagtgaacctctgtctggtggctgagaccactctgttagtagtgaacctctgtctggtggctgagaccactctgttagtagtgaacctctgtctggtggctgagaccactctgttagtagtgaaactctgtctggtggctgagaccactctgttagtagtgaacctctgtctggtggcctggctgagaccactctgttagtagtgaacctctgtctggtggctgagaccactctgttaacagtaaacctctgtctggtggctgagaccactctgttagtagtgaacctctgtctggtggctgagaccactttgttagtagtgaacctctgactgggggctgagaccactctgttggTAGTGAACCTCTGTCTtgtggctgagaccactctgttagtagtgaacctctgtttggtggctgagaccactctgttagtagtgaacctctgtttggtggctgagaccactctgttaaCAGTAAACCTCTAACACACTCACCGCTGAGCAGCTCAATCCAGCTCTGCACCGTCTCTGGGGGCTGGGTCTCCTTCACGTGTTTGAGAGCCTCGTCCAATAGCACGTCCCCTGTCGGAGCATCTGACTTACAGATCACCTGGAGACAATAGAACCACACAGTCAGAATCAGAATCCCACGAGGGTATAGGTTACATACAGTCAGAATCCAACTAGggtataggctatatacagtcagaatccaactagggtataggttacatacagtcagaatccaactagggtataggctacatacagtcaGAATCAGAATCCCACGAGGGTATAGGTTACATACAGTCAGAATCCAACTAGggtataggctatatacagtcagaatccaactagggtataggttacatacagtcagaatccaactagggtataggctacatacagtcaGAATCAGAATCCCACGAGGGTATAGGTTACATACAGTCAGAATCCAACTAGggtataggctatatacagtcagaatccaactagggtataggttacatacagtcagaatccaactagggtataggttacatacagtcagaatccaactagggtataggctacatacagtcaGAATCAGAATCCCACGAGGGTATAGGTTACATACAGTCAGAATCCAACTAGggtataggctatatacagtcagaatccaactagggtataggttacatacagtcagaatccaactagggtataggctacatacagtcagaatcagaatccaactagggtataggctatatacagtcagaaTCAAACTAGGGtataggcggcagggtagcctagtggttagagagcgttggactagtaaccgaaaggttgcaagttcaaatccccgagctgacaaggtacaaatctgtcattctgcccctgaacaggcagttaacccacagttcctaggccgtcattgaaaataagaatttgttcttaactgacttgccaagttaaataaaggttaaataaaaataaaataaacatacagtcagaattagaatccaactagggtataggctacatacagtcaGAATTAGAATCCAACTAGggtataggctacatacagtcaGAATTAGAATCCAACTAGGGTATAGGATACATACAGTCAGAATCCAACTAGGGTATAGGATACATACAGTCAGAATCCAACTAGGGTATAGGATACATACAGTCAGAATCCAACTAGGGTATAGGATACATACAGTCAGAATCCAACTAGGGTATAGGTTACATACAGTCAGAATCCAACTAGGGTATAGGTTACATACAGTCAGAATCCAACTAGGGTATAGGATACATACAGTCAGAATCAGAATCCCACGAGGGTATAGGTTACATACAGTCAGAATCCAACTAGGGTATAGGTTACATACAGTCAGAATCCAACTAGggtataggctacatacagtcaGAATCCAACTAGGGTAAAGGATACATACAGTCAGAATCCAACTAGGGTAAAGGATACATACAGTCAGAATCAGAATCCAACTAGGGTATAGGATACATACAGTCAGAATCCAACTAGGGTATAGGACACATACAGTCAGAATCAGAATCCAACTAGGGTATAGGATACATACAGTCAGAATCCAACTAGGGTATAGGATACATACAGTCAGAATCCAACTAGGGTAAAGGATACATACAGTCAGAATCAGAATCCAACTAGGGTATAGGATACATACAGTCAGAATCCAACTAGGGTATAGGATACATACAGTCAGAATCCAACTAGGGTAAAGGATACATACAGTCAGAATCCAACTAGGGTATAGGATACATACAGTCAGAATCAGAATCCAACTAGGGTATAGGATACATACAGTCAGAATCAGAATCCAACTAGGGTATAGGATACATACAGTCAGAATCCAACTAGGGTATAGGTTACATACAGTCAGAATCCAACTAGGGTATAGGTTACATACAGTCAGAATCCAACTAGGGTATAGGATACATACAGTCAGAATCCAACTAGGGTATAGGATACATACAGTCAGAATCCAACTAGGGTATAGGATACATACAGTCAGAATCAAACTAGGGTATAGGTTACATACAGTCAGAATCCAACTAGGGTATAGGATACATAGAATCAGAATCCAACTAGGGTATAGGATACATACAGTCAGAATCCAACTAGGGTATAGGATACATACAGTCAGAATCAGAATCCAACTAGGGTATAGGATACATACAGTCAGAATCCAACTAGGGTATAGGATACATACAGTCAGAATCCAACTAGGGTATAGGACACATACAGTCAGAATCAGAATCCAACGATAATGTTATGGGTGtaagatggcacagtgatgccatctgttggtcAATGTTAATTACTGCAACTCCAGTGTTTTTACCGGTGTGCTTGAGATACCCGGATGTATATGTAatgtactgaacaagactggttactcgcatcaatgcctctgtctcgtcatttaaCATTCAAACAGATACTGCCATGTGATGGCTTCCAGACCACCTGCAGAATGTTCCACTGGAACTGTGTCTTCTGCTCTGCTCCACCTCCCAgcccaacacaacacacattaaaGAGGAGCTAATATGgggagttaagtgccttgcctTACTTGGGGGTGTGGGGGCTCTCTACACGGAGTAAACATGGCTTCAATTtgtttgggtgggggggggggattaacaGCCAGTGTTGCCTACAATTGTTCAGTGAGATCCACTATCGGGGGTGGCCGTGGTGTCCGCAGAGCTGGTAGGGGTGTCCATGGCCGTGTTAGGGGTGTCCGCGGCGCTGGGAGGGGTGTCCGAGGAGCTGGTAGGGGTGTCCGAGGAGCTGGTAGGGGTGTCCGAGGAGCTGGTAGGGGTGTCCGAGGAGCTGGTAGGGGTGTCCGAGGAGCTGGTAGGGTTGTCCGCAGAGCTGGAGGGGTGTCCGCAGAGCTGGTAGGGGTGTCCGTAGAGCTGGTAGGGGTGTCCGTAGAGCTGGTAGGGGTGTCCGTAGAGCTGGGAAGGGTGTCCGTAGAGCTGGGAGGGGTGTCCGTAGAGCTGGGAGGGGTGTCCGTAGAGCTGGGAGGGGTGTCCGCAGAGCTGGTAGGGGTGTCCGCGGAGCTGGTAGGGGTGTCCGCGGAGCTGGTAGGGGTGTCCGCGGAGCTGGTAGGGGTGTCCGCGGAGCTGGTAGGGGTGTCCGCGGAGCTGGTAGGGGTGTCTGCGGAGCTGGTAGGGGTGTCCGCGGAGCTGGTAGGGGTGTCCGCGGAGCTGGTAGGGGTGTCCGCGGAGCTGGTAGGGGTGTCCGCGGAGCTGGTAGGGGTGTCCGCGGTGCTGGTAGGGGTGTACGTGGCCGTGGAGAAGCATCTAAGTCCTTTATTTCTCCACCTCATCcagcataatgtcctttatttctccatctcatccagcataatgtgctttatttctccatctcatccagcataatgtcctttatttctccatctcatccagcaaaatgtcctttatttctccatctcatccagcaaaatgtcctttatttctccatctcatccagcataatgtgctttatttctccatctcatccagcataatgtcctttatttctccatctcatccagcataaagtcctttatttctccatctcatccagcaaaatgtcctttatttccccatctcatccagcaaaatgtgctttatttctccatctcatccagcataatgtcctttatttctccatctcatccagcataatgtcctttatttctccatctcatccagcataatgtcctttatt from Oncorhynchus clarkii lewisi isolate Uvic-CL-2024 chromosome 30, UVic_Ocla_1.0, whole genome shotgun sequence includes the following:
- the LOC139389674 gene encoding Golgi phosphoprotein 3-like, translated to MTSLIQRSSGLVQRRTEASRTAAADKDRGSGDDDFEPRRRCSGEEQEEQDKGDSKETRLTLMEEVLLLGLKDREGYTSFWNDCISSGLRGCMLIELAIRGRLQLETCGMRRKSLLARKVICKSDAPTGDVLLDEALKHVKETQPPETVQSWIELLSGETWNPLKLHYQLRNVRERLAKNLVEKGVLTTEKQNFLLFDMTTHPLTNNNIKRRLIKRVQEAVLEKWVNDPHRMDKRMLALIFLAHSSDVLENAFSPLLDDQYDLAMKRVRQLLDLEPEGESTKTNANELLWAVVAAFTK